A window of the Candidatus Paraluminiphilus aquimaris genome harbors these coding sequences:
- a CDS encoding aldo/keto reductase, whose product MEMRPFKPFGAVSALTLGGGGLGQIWGQTSREEAVATARMAVDCGITHFDMAPMYGRGEAERVIGEAFKGADTSRFHFTTKYRLGHVDHAITYDKLNASLTRSLATMGIERADLFFLHSQLIEDGHVLYQLDEHRDRLATPRSYFFESVIPAFEQLQKEGKIGGWGFALGQESALEAVIASDTPPSAVQCVVNPLNSAGNIAYTTETFDGRKILEACKQHHVPTLAIRAVQAGALTSAMDRELPADDADQRDFDRAGGFRQLASEWGETPARLAHRYALSIEGPSSVILGVKNREELSECVEAERTPRLTDSQCKQIEAACA is encoded by the coding sequence ATGGAAATGAGACCGTTTAAGCCTTTTGGCGCCGTGAGTGCTTTGACCCTTGGCGGCGGGGGCCTGGGGCAAATTTGGGGTCAAACATCGCGAGAAGAAGCGGTTGCGACTGCCCGTATGGCTGTTGATTGCGGTATCACGCATTTTGATATGGCGCCTATGTATGGCCGCGGTGAGGCCGAGAGGGTGATTGGTGAGGCCTTTAAAGGTGCGGATACGTCGAGGTTTCACTTCACGACGAAATACCGATTGGGCCACGTCGACCACGCCATTACCTACGATAAATTGAACGCGTCGCTCACACGATCACTTGCGACCATGGGAATCGAACGCGCCGATCTCTTTTTCTTGCACTCGCAGTTGATTGAAGACGGACACGTGCTTTATCAGCTTGATGAGCATCGTGATCGATTGGCAACGCCTCGAAGCTATTTCTTTGAGTCAGTGATTCCCGCTTTTGAGCAGCTGCAAAAGGAAGGAAAAATTGGCGGCTGGGGATTCGCTTTGGGGCAGGAGTCGGCTCTGGAAGCCGTGATCGCCAGTGACACGCCACCCAGCGCCGTACAATGTGTGGTTAATCCGCTCAACTCCGCGGGCAATATTGCCTATACCACTGAGACCTTCGATGGCCGAAAAATATTGGAGGCGTGCAAACAGCACCATGTGCCTACACTCGCTATTCGTGCCGTTCAAGCAGGCGCGCTGACCTCGGCCATGGATCGCGAGCTGCCCGCTGATGATGCTGATCAGCGTGATTTCGATCGGGCCGGTGGGTTTCGGCAACTCGCGTCCGAGTGGGGGGAGACGCCTGCGAGGTTGGCGCATCGATACGCGCTTTCCATCGAGGGACCAAGCTCAGTGATATTGGGGGTTAAAAACCGCGAGGAGTTAAGCGAGTGCGTCGAGGCGGAGCGCACCCCTCGGCTGACCGACAGCCAATGTAAGCAAATCGAAGCGGCTTGCGCTTGA
- a CDS encoding acetyl-CoA C-acetyltransferase encodes MGHAYIVDACRTPRGIGKVGKGALAHLHPSYLGSTVLAALAERNNLNTGEVDDIIWGTSSQSGKQGGDLGRMAALNAGYDVRSSGVTLDRFCGSGITTVNLAAAQVMSGMEDLVVAGGTEMMSYHSQIGDPSTPPMIDSGNLHLRAMHPQSQQGVCADAIATLEGIDRDAVDDLALVSQARAARAISEGRFDKSLITVKNPDGSVALDHEEFPRPQTTKEGLSELKTVFSVVRDVPVDEQGTTYGALILQKYPEITEFNHIHHAGNSSGVVDGAAALLLASESYMEKTGMSPRARIVATANMGDCPTLMLNAPVPAAEKVLMKAGLTKDDIDVWEINEAFSVVAERFIRCLGLDREKVNINGGAMALGHPIGATGSILVGTALDELERQGGRYALITMCAAGGMAPAIIIERV; translated from the coding sequence ATGGGTCATGCATATATCGTAGACGCTTGCCGCACACCGCGCGGAATCGGAAAAGTCGGGAAGGGCGCGCTTGCACACCTTCACCCCTCGTACCTTGGATCAACTGTCCTTGCGGCGCTTGCTGAGCGCAATAACCTTAATACGGGTGAGGTTGATGACATCATTTGGGGCACGTCCTCGCAAAGTGGAAAGCAAGGCGGCGACCTTGGACGTATGGCGGCTCTCAACGCAGGTTACGACGTCCGATCTTCAGGCGTCACATTGGATCGGTTTTGTGGCTCGGGCATCACCACCGTCAACTTAGCTGCGGCGCAAGTGATGTCGGGGATGGAAGATCTCGTTGTTGCCGGTGGTACTGAGATGATGAGCTACCACTCACAGATTGGCGACCCTAGCACGCCTCCCATGATTGACTCGGGAAACCTTCACCTTCGTGCCATGCACCCGCAGTCGCAGCAAGGCGTTTGTGCCGATGCGATCGCAACGCTTGAGGGCATTGATCGCGATGCAGTCGATGATCTTGCACTGGTAAGTCAGGCGCGCGCAGCAAGAGCCATATCTGAGGGGCGTTTCGATAAGTCGCTCATCACCGTAAAAAATCCTGACGGCTCGGTGGCACTCGATCACGAAGAATTTCCCCGCCCACAGACAACGAAGGAAGGGCTCTCCGAGTTAAAGACGGTGTTCAGCGTGGTGCGCGATGTGCCGGTTGACGAGCAGGGCACCACTTACGGTGCGCTCATTCTTCAGAAGTACCCGGAAATTACCGAGTTCAACCATATCCACCACGCCGGTAACTCGTCGGGTGTTGTGGACGGTGCAGCTGCGCTATTACTCGCCTCTGAGTCCTATATGGAAAAAACCGGTATGTCACCGCGTGCGCGTATTGTCGCGACTGCCAACATGGGTGATTGCCCAACGCTGATGCTCAACGCACCTGTACCAGCTGCAGAAAAAGTGTTGATGAAAGCAGGTCTCACAAAAGACGATATCGACGTTTGGGAGATTAATGAGGCGTTTTCTGTGGTTGCAGAGCGCTTTATCCGTTGCCTCGGCTTGGACCGAGAGAAGGTCAACATCAACGGTGGCGCTATGGCGCTTGGTCACCCCATCGGTGCGACCGGTTCAATTTTGGTTGGTACAGCGCTCGACGAACTCGAGCGACAAGGTGGCCGTTATGCCCTGATCACCATGTGTGCTGCCGGCGGTATGGCGCCTGCGATCATAATTGAGCGCGTCTGA
- the pgi gene encoding glucose-6-phosphate isomerase, producing MLKSSDADTLSTQASRLRDVSISDLLSNEANRVSELTFRAAGLSLDASKQKIDRAACRDLVSAATNAGLPDAFERLVTGVEVNITEQRAALHTLLRGTAAAECPDLYNEVSETLSRMQCAVENIHSGTHTGASGQVFTDVINIGIGGSDLGPRMICRALDTDTPRLRSHFISNVDPHDLDVVTRDLDPATTLLIICSKTFTTEETLTNAQRARAWLVAGGVAEANIGQHVLAVTTNLDAAATFGISETACFPMWDWVGGRYSVWSAIGLVIALGYGWQVFAELLDGAKALDEHTRETPPDQNLPMMMALLELWNTRFLNTETHVVLPYSQRMEYLADFLQQLTMESNGKRVTLTGAPITDATAPVLWGSAGTIGQHSYYQLLHQGNRAFSADIIFPLTNGNVDLDAHRKLAANALAQSRAFLIGRTPQESKTLAAAKGLAPELAPHFEMSGNHPHSTIVMESVTPATLGALVAAYEHKTYFLSALMGLNAFDQWGVELGKVIGKQIRSTLETGEALGELDASTATLATAWRGANTDD from the coding sequence ATGCTGAAAAGCAGTGATGCCGACACCTTGAGCACACAGGCGTCGCGCCTACGTGACGTATCTATTTCTGACCTGCTTTCAAACGAAGCAAACCGTGTGAGTGAGCTGACCTTTAGGGCAGCGGGGCTAAGTCTTGATGCCTCAAAACAAAAAATAGATCGCGCCGCATGCCGCGATTTGGTGAGCGCGGCCACTAACGCAGGATTGCCCGACGCATTTGAGCGTTTAGTAACCGGGGTCGAAGTCAACATTACTGAGCAGCGCGCGGCTCTGCACACCCTGCTCCGTGGAACCGCAGCAGCGGAGTGCCCCGACCTCTACAATGAGGTCAGCGAGACGCTTTCACGCATGCAATGCGCGGTAGAGAATATTCACAGCGGCACCCACACGGGCGCCTCTGGGCAAGTATTCACCGACGTTATCAATATAGGGATCGGTGGCTCTGACTTGGGGCCGCGCATGATCTGTAGAGCGCTCGATACCGACACTCCGAGGCTTCGCAGTCACTTCATTTCAAATGTTGATCCGCACGATCTCGATGTCGTTACACGGGACCTCGATCCAGCGACGACGCTGCTCATTATCTGCTCGAAAACATTCACGACCGAGGAGACACTGACAAACGCACAGCGCGCCCGCGCGTGGCTCGTAGCAGGCGGCGTAGCAGAGGCCAATATTGGGCAACATGTTCTGGCTGTTACAACCAATCTCGACGCCGCGGCGACGTTTGGCATCAGTGAAACCGCCTGCTTCCCAATGTGGGACTGGGTGGGCGGTCGTTATTCTGTTTGGTCAGCCATTGGCCTTGTCATTGCACTCGGATACGGCTGGCAGGTTTTCGCAGAGCTACTCGACGGGGCAAAAGCCCTGGATGAACACACGCGAGAAACACCACCTGATCAAAACTTACCGATGATGATGGCGCTTCTCGAGCTCTGGAATACACGTTTTTTGAACACAGAAACACATGTTGTGCTCCCCTACTCACAACGCATGGAATACCTCGCAGATTTTCTACAACAGCTCACCATGGAAAGTAACGGAAAGCGTGTAACGCTTACAGGAGCGCCCATTACCGATGCGACAGCGCCCGTGCTTTGGGGCTCTGCGGGAACCATTGGTCAGCACTCCTACTATCAATTGCTTCACCAAGGAAACCGCGCATTTTCAGCCGATATTATTTTCCCGCTGACAAACGGCAACGTTGACCTCGACGCGCACCGTAAGCTCGCGGCGAATGCGCTTGCCCAGAGCCGGGCGTTCCTTATTGGGCGTACGCCACAAGAATCCAAAACCCTTGCGGCCGCTAAGGGCTTAGCGCCCGAATTGGCACCTCACTTCGAGATGTCGGGCAACCACCCGCACAGTACGATCGTGATGGAGTCGGTTACGCCAGCAACCCTTGGTGCACTGGTCGCAGCCTACGAGCACAAGACGTATTTTCTATCGGCATTGATGGGACTTAATGCGTTTGATCAGTGGGGTGTTGAACTGGGTAAGGTCATTGGAAAGCAAATTCGCAGCACCCTGGAAACAGGTGAGGCTCTAGGCGAGCTCGACGCCTCCACGGCGACGCTCGCTACCGCATGGCGTGGGGCCAATACTGACGACTAA
- a CDS encoding polyprenyl synthetase family protein, with protein MINQIRASVEAEFAQVNALIIEQLHSDVDMVENVGQYIVDAGGKRLRPLLALLAAASMGEVTDKHIKFAAVIEFIHTATLLHDDVVDISTLRRGRPTANSEFGNASSVLVGDFLYTRAFQLMVQLDDMRVLKLMADVTNLIAEGEVMQLMRAGDPDTSREQYFDVITRKTAILFAAACEGAAMLSGESAEVRHRMHNLGLNLGIAFQLIDDVLDYEGDPETTGKNVGDDLNEGKPTLPLIHAMQHASPADAAIIATALRTKSAEHLNKIVALASDTGGIAETRIAAKAHCDSVNEELKTLAPSAAKKSLETLAAFSLSRES; from the coding sequence GTGATAAATCAGATTAGAGCCAGCGTTGAGGCTGAATTTGCCCAAGTAAATGCGCTCATCATAGAACAGCTGCATTCCGATGTTGATATGGTCGAAAACGTAGGCCAATACATCGTTGATGCCGGCGGGAAGAGGCTTCGCCCCCTGCTTGCCTTGCTCGCTGCCGCCTCGATGGGCGAGGTGACTGATAAACACATCAAGTTCGCGGCGGTAATCGAATTTATCCACACCGCCACGTTGCTTCACGACGATGTCGTCGATATCTCGACGCTTCGACGGGGCAGGCCCACGGCTAATAGCGAGTTTGGCAATGCGTCCAGCGTGTTAGTGGGCGACTTCCTCTACACGCGCGCGTTTCAGCTCATGGTGCAGCTTGATGATATGCGTGTTCTCAAACTCATGGCGGATGTCACGAACCTCATCGCAGAGGGCGAGGTCATGCAGTTAATGAGGGCGGGCGACCCAGACACATCGCGCGAGCAGTATTTTGATGTCATCACTCGTAAAACGGCGATTTTATTCGCGGCCGCCTGCGAAGGCGCAGCCATGCTTAGCGGAGAAAGTGCTGAGGTGCGTCACCGCATGCACAATTTAGGGCTCAATTTGGGTATAGCCTTTCAGCTGATTGACGATGTACTCGATTACGAGGGCGACCCGGAGACAACTGGGAAAAATGTGGGCGATGACTTAAACGAGGGTAAGCCAACGCTGCCGTTGATCCACGCTATGCAACACGCCTCGCCGGCTGATGCGGCGATCATCGCCACGGCGCTGCGTACAAAATCTGCTGAGCATCTCAATAAAATCGTGGCGCTGGCCTCCGATACAGGCGGCATTGCCGAAACACGGATCGCAGCCAAAGCACATTGCGACAGCGTCAACGAAGAACTAAAAACCTTGGCGCCCAGCGCTGCGAAAAAAAGCTTAGAAACACTCGCTGCCTTTTCATTATCCCGGGAGAGTTAA
- the rplU gene encoding 50S ribosomal protein L21 — MYAVIVSGGKQHRVEEGEVLKLEKLEVATGESIEFDQVLMVGEGADVKIGAPVVEGSSVSAEVVSHGRHEKIKIVKFNRRKHYRNETGHRQWYTEVKITGIKG; from the coding sequence ATGTACGCAGTAATAGTAAGTGGCGGTAAGCAGCACCGCGTTGAAGAAGGCGAAGTTCTGAAGCTCGAGAAGCTCGAAGTCGCCACCGGAGAATCCATCGAGTTCGACCAAGTTTTGATGGTCGGCGAAGGTGCGGATGTAAAGATTGGTGCGCCCGTTGTTGAAGGCAGCAGCGTTTCGGCGGAAGTGGTAAGTCATGGACGTCACGAGAAGATCAAAATTGTTAAGTTTAATCGCCGCAAGCACTACCGTAACGAGACGGGTCACCGTCAGTGGTATACGGAAGTGAAAATCACAGGCATCAAGGGATAA
- the rpmA gene encoding 50S ribosomal protein L27 produces MAHKKAGGSTRNGRDSESKRLGVKAFGGQAVSAGSIIVRQRGTKFHAGANVGIGKDHTLFATADGKVEFYTGGPQNRKQVRIVTG; encoded by the coding sequence ATGGCACATAAAAAAGCTGGTGGTAGTACCCGTAACGGACGCGATAGCGAAAGCAAACGCTTGGGTGTAAAGGCCTTTGGTGGTCAGGCAGTCTCAGCGGGCAGCATCATTGTTCGTCAGCGTGGTACGAAGTTCCACGCAGGCGCGAACGTTGGCATCGGCAAAGATCACACGCTCTTTGCGACAGCTGATGGTAAAGTAGAGTTCTACACAGGCGGACCGCAAAATCGTAAGCAAGTTCGCATTGTGACTGGCTGA
- the cgtA gene encoding Obg family GTPase CgtA encodes MKFVDEAVIEVHAGKGGNGCVSFRREKYIPLGGPDGGDGGDGGSVILEGSPSLNTMVDYRFTRKFRAQNGESGRGRNCTGKAGDDIVLPVPLGTTIIDEETEEVLGDIQGPGDRLVVAQGGFHGIGNTRYKSSINRAPRQFSEGTVGESRTLKLELKVLADVGLLGLPNAGKSTLIRAVSAAKPKVADYPFTTLVPNLGVVKVDAYRSFVVADIPGLIEGASDGAGLGIRFLKHLTRNRILLHLVDVAPFDESDPAEQALSIVRELERFSPTLAARPRWLVLNKIDLIDAETLAERKEAILAALEWTGPVYEVSAISGRETGRLSGDLMTAIEYLNEQEAQDEELKLREQDVQMQMQSEARERIESLRLEKRAARMMQSADAEDDEDIDDSDVEVEYRS; translated from the coding sequence GTGAAGTTTGTCGACGAAGCGGTAATCGAGGTCCACGCCGGAAAGGGCGGGAATGGCTGTGTCAGTTTTCGCCGGGAAAAGTATATTCCACTTGGTGGCCCCGATGGTGGGGATGGCGGTGATGGTGGGAGTGTGATTCTTGAGGGAAGTCCCTCGCTTAACACCATGGTGGACTACCGGTTCACCCGAAAGTTTCGCGCTCAAAATGGCGAGTCGGGCCGTGGCCGAAACTGTACGGGGAAAGCCGGTGACGATATCGTCCTGCCGGTTCCGCTGGGTACAACCATTATCGATGAAGAGACCGAAGAGGTGCTGGGTGATATCCAGGGTCCTGGGGATCGGCTTGTTGTTGCGCAGGGCGGGTTTCATGGCATTGGTAACACGCGCTATAAATCCAGTATTAACCGCGCGCCGCGGCAGTTCTCTGAAGGCACTGTGGGCGAGTCCCGCACCTTAAAGTTAGAGCTGAAAGTGCTCGCAGATGTCGGATTGCTGGGTCTTCCTAACGCAGGCAAATCGACCCTGATAAGGGCTGTTTCGGCGGCAAAGCCAAAAGTAGCCGATTACCCGTTTACTACCCTAGTCCCTAACTTGGGCGTCGTTAAAGTCGATGCTTACCGTTCGTTTGTCGTGGCCGATATTCCCGGCCTGATTGAAGGCGCATCAGACGGCGCGGGCCTCGGGATCCGTTTTTTAAAGCACCTGACCAGAAATCGAATTTTACTACACCTTGTCGATGTCGCACCATTTGACGAAAGCGATCCCGCTGAACAGGCCTTGTCAATTGTTCGCGAGCTCGAGCGTTTTAGTCCCACCTTAGCTGCCCGCCCGCGTTGGTTGGTTCTGAATAAAATTGATTTAATTGATGCAGAGACACTCGCCGAACGTAAAGAAGCCATCTTGGCTGCACTCGAGTGGACTGGGCCCGTGTATGAGGTATCCGCTATCAGTGGTCGGGAGACGGGTCGGTTAAGTGGTGATCTGATGACCGCGATCGAGTATCTGAACGAACAGGAAGCGCAAGACGAGGAGCTCAAGCTCCGAGAGCAGGATGTCCAAATGCAAATGCAGAGCGAGGCGCGAGAGCGTATCGAGTCCTTGCGGCTGGAGAAAAGAGCCGCGCGAATGATGCAGTCCGCTGACGCAGAGGATGATGAGGACATTGACGATAGCGATGTTGAGGTCGAGTACCGAAGTTGA
- the proB gene encoding glutamate 5-kinase, whose protein sequence is MTSRSRQTVADAHRWVIKIGSAVLTDNGQGLSTDFIKRLADDVVALRGRGCEVILVSSGAVAAGLARLGIRARPSALDELQAAAAVGQSSLVQAYEAAFAPAGYLCAQILLSHDDVKSRDRYLNARATLQTLLSQGVIPIVNENDTVVTDEIRFGDNDTLAALVANLIDADALLMLTDQQGLFDADPRSNPDAVLVSETDAHNASLDPMVSEGSTLGRGGMISKLRAARLAARSGTLSIIADGRDARSVIEATQGGVVGTLFTTAQQPQPARKQWLASLLYPQGELVLDEGACRVITTSGRSLLPVGVTSASGDFERGDLVRCVNTEGVEMARGLINYGCEDTQKLLGRSSTDIERILGFGGEEELIHRDNLITVR, encoded by the coding sequence TTGACCTCACGCTCACGCCAAACTGTCGCTGACGCCCATCGCTGGGTGATCAAAATAGGGAGCGCTGTTCTGACTGACAATGGTCAGGGGCTCAGCACTGACTTTATTAAGCGGCTCGCCGATGATGTTGTGGCGCTTCGAGGGCGCGGGTGCGAGGTTATTCTTGTTTCCAGTGGTGCCGTTGCAGCGGGCCTCGCGAGGCTCGGTATTCGAGCACGCCCGTCAGCCCTCGATGAATTGCAAGCGGCTGCGGCAGTAGGGCAGTCGTCTCTCGTGCAAGCTTACGAGGCGGCCTTCGCCCCTGCGGGCTACCTTTGCGCTCAGATTTTACTGAGCCACGACGATGTGAAGTCACGCGATCGTTATTTGAATGCGCGTGCAACCCTGCAGACTTTGCTGTCTCAAGGTGTTATTCCCATTGTTAATGAAAACGATACGGTGGTGACCGACGAAATTCGCTTCGGTGATAACGACACCCTCGCGGCGCTAGTTGCAAACCTTATCGACGCGGATGCGTTATTGATGCTGACAGATCAGCAGGGACTATTTGATGCGGATCCACGATCCAACCCCGACGCAGTCTTGGTGAGTGAGACAGATGCACACAACGCGTCCTTAGATCCCATGGTGTCAGAGGGCTCGACGCTTGGACGTGGCGGTATGATCAGTAAACTCCGTGCAGCGCGGCTAGCGGCCCGATCTGGAACACTCTCGATCATTGCCGATGGCCGCGACGCGCGTTCAGTCATCGAGGCGACGCAAGGTGGCGTGGTCGGTACGTTGTTTACTACGGCACAGCAACCTCAGCCTGCACGGAAGCAGTGGCTAGCGTCTTTGTTGTATCCCCAAGGTGAGCTGGTGCTGGATGAAGGAGCGTGTCGGGTAATCACGACATCAGGACGATCGCTACTGCCCGTGGGTGTGACGTCCGCGTCCGGAGATTTTGAAAGAGGCGATCTCGTTCGGTGTGTGAATACCGAGGGTGTAGAGATGGCTCGTGGCTTAATAAATTACGGCTGCGAGGACACCCAAAAATTATTGGGTCGTTCATCGACAGATATTGAACGTATTTTAGGATTCGGTGGTGAGGAAGAGTTGATACATCGCGACAACCTCATCACGGTACGTTAG
- a CDS encoding ZIP family metal transporter produces MTVLIGYGLALFIASWLGGWLPRRVQLSHTQTQLIMSLVAGLMLGVAGFHLIPHSFELGQSIDSTMYFVVGGLVFMLLLLRLFHFHQHDIATDDKLCVDTNEHDHAHAHDHAHAPRDVGWIGLLLGLSIHTTLDGVALGAILRAEQSSVLLPGLGVFVAILLHKPLDSLSIETMMRLDGWSERQRSVVNVVFAVLCPIAAFLFYVGFNGPIASVLPAALGFSAGAFICIALADLLPEVQFHSHDRLVLTSSFLLGLAIALALGVFEPNFHQ; encoded by the coding sequence ATGACAGTACTCATTGGTTACGGCCTTGCGCTTTTTATCGCCTCTTGGTTAGGCGGTTGGCTACCTCGCCGTGTTCAGCTTTCGCATACGCAAACCCAATTGATCATGAGCCTTGTCGCGGGGCTTATGTTGGGCGTTGCCGGATTTCATCTGATTCCTCACAGCTTCGAATTGGGCCAGTCTATCGATAGCACGATGTATTTCGTCGTGGGCGGTCTGGTCTTTATGTTGCTGCTGCTGAGACTGTTCCACTTTCATCAACACGATATCGCTACCGACGATAAGTTGTGCGTCGATACGAACGAGCATGACCACGCGCATGCTCACGATCATGCCCACGCGCCTCGTGACGTTGGCTGGATAGGCTTGTTATTAGGGTTGAGTATTCATACAACACTAGATGGGGTTGCGCTTGGTGCGATTCTTCGCGCAGAACAGTCCTCGGTTTTGCTTCCCGGCCTGGGTGTTTTTGTCGCTATTTTGCTTCATAAGCCGCTCGATTCGCTGTCTATTGAGACCATGATGCGGCTTGATGGCTGGAGTGAGCGTCAGCGAAGTGTGGTCAATGTCGTTTTTGCCGTGTTGTGTCCGATCGCCGCGTTTTTGTTTTACGTGGGTTTCAATGGACCCATTGCCAGCGTCCTACCTGCTGCACTTGGCTTTTCTGCAGGCGCCTTTATCTGCATTGCGCTAGCGGATCTTCTACCGGAGGTGCAATTTCACAGTCATGACCGACTCGTGTTAACGAGCAGTTTTCTCCTCGGTTTAGCCATCGCCTTGGCGTTGGGTGTTTTTGAGCCGAACTTTCATCAATAA
- the hemH gene encoding ferrochelatase translates to MRFIGASNFDHSTQPKIGVLLTNLGTPEAPTAKALRPYLKQFLWDPRVVEVPRLLWWMILHAFILTTRPKKSAEAYAEVWTDRGSPLLYHLEDQVSGVAERLTKQWGDNVVVKGAMRYGQPSIGSQIQALFEEGVQQLVVLPLYPQFGGPTTASTFDALSDELQGQRWLPDLRFVSSYHDHPEYISAIANSIRQHWESHGRADKLILSYHGMPKRYLLEGDPYHCQCMKTSRLVAEALGLEEEEYLSTFQSRFGRDEWLKPYTDETLQSLPEQGVKSLQIICPGFSADCLETIEEIGMENRDYFLEAGGERYEYIPCLNATPQHIDVLTHLVGEQLVGWTAPKYDARITKEEACKLGSE, encoded by the coding sequence ATGAGATTCATTGGTGCGTCGAATTTCGACCACAGCACCCAGCCAAAGATCGGCGTTTTACTGACCAACCTGGGTACGCCAGAGGCGCCCACGGCAAAGGCCCTTCGCCCCTATCTGAAGCAGTTCCTATGGGACCCACGAGTTGTGGAGGTTCCCAGGTTGCTCTGGTGGATGATCCTGCACGCCTTCATCTTAACCACGCGTCCCAAAAAATCCGCCGAAGCGTATGCTGAAGTGTGGACAGATCGTGGTTCACCTCTCTTGTATCACCTCGAGGATCAGGTCTCGGGTGTCGCCGAAAGATTAACAAAACAGTGGGGCGATAACGTCGTTGTCAAAGGAGCAATGCGCTACGGACAACCTTCAATAGGGTCACAGATTCAGGCCCTCTTTGAAGAAGGTGTGCAGCAACTGGTTGTGCTCCCGCTTTACCCTCAGTTTGGTGGACCCACAACCGCATCGACTTTTGACGCTTTGTCGGACGAGCTCCAAGGCCAGCGATGGCTTCCTGACCTGCGTTTTGTCAGCTCCTATCACGATCACCCCGAATATATCTCCGCCATCGCAAATAGCATCAGACAGCATTGGGAATCGCATGGGCGAGCAGACAAATTGATCCTGTCATATCACGGTATGCCGAAACGCTACCTGCTAGAGGGCGACCCCTATCACTGTCAGTGTATGAAGACCTCACGCCTGGTCGCCGAGGCCCTTGGGCTTGAAGAAGAGGAATACCTGTCTACCTTTCAGTCTCGCTTTGGCCGCGATGAATGGCTCAAGCCCTACACCGACGAGACGCTCCAGAGTCTCCCGGAGCAAGGCGTTAAATCGCTTCAAATTATCTGCCCCGGCTTCTCAGCAGATTGTTTAGAGACCATTGAAGAAATCGGCATGGAAAACCGTGATTACTTTCTCGAAGCCGGTGGCGAGCGCTACGAATACATTCCCTGCCTCAATGCAACGCCTCAACACATCGACGTTCTAACGCACCTGGTAGGCGAGCAGTTGGTTGGCTGGACGGCCCCTAAATACGACGCCCGCATTACCAAAGAAGAAGCGTGCAAGTTAGGCAGCGAGTAG